A single genomic interval of Burkholderia cepacia ATCC 25416 harbors:
- a CDS encoding BPTD_3080 family restriction endonuclease gives MSQINAVEAPIINSPFEEPKFHWHIEEGKQPQKREGRRPASYFFRVPEHAGRGKKTKKQTVLFEQDAKGNEYLLDTANLIRQRLKEWRAREYSGATKVTKELIGLWRSTDRKQRLFFAQLEAVETVLLLIEGPEDLKQGIRVPTDEPGDDAKAAGYKAFIRYAVKMCTGSGKSTVMGMLAAWSILNKVADSANPNYSDTVLIVCPNVTVRDRLHELDPNLDQISLYRTRELVPLHRMPDLRRGEVFVTNWHNLERRELSDVNGTSAKVVKRGTPIEKRRTVKLGGKEQLTEADIRQQALTGAFEIVGEVKDRHGVLTAFEVKETRYYESDTAFLRRVLGNRKGRSSAIMVMNDEAHHAYRRGKAEPDDEYALDEETADADAREATVWIEGLDRINKALNGSKNGVRLCVDLSATPFFIQGSGNEVGKPFPWVVSDFSLLEGIEAGLVKIPQLPTQDITGGETPAYFNVWRWVQERIEQDGGGKAKLSPDMVMRYATTPITQLADEWRKTLDTWKAQFKDGFRKTDVPPVFIVVCRDTALAKELYEWLSNGKPDYGQSPMEFRNKPGQENTIRVDSKIAEDIASGASGSDEARRLRFVLDTIGKTAWPGGHIPEEYEALVEKHNRKALDDEDSGLVTIDASIPPGRDVRCIISVAMLSEGWDCNTVTHVVGLRPFGSQLLCEQVVGRALRRTSYAIDKNGFFQEETAKVFGVPFELIPFKVEGGGAPPPTPPSNQIYADPAKADFEITFPVVEGYTDPGITRISLDWGKVPTLTLDPLEVPDTTLMMGLAGADGRLAAYGPGAAELVTLEAWRARIRVQQVAFTLASTLVQQWQKEKGDSIPTHRLFPQLLAYAQQFLATKLVCKGNRAPQDVALNPYFGKAVSYIIDNLQAVDESGQAQERPIIAAGAAGMRSTRFVDFATGRDLWPVTRSHLNAMVADTKKWEQSAAYCLDTHQKVRAWVKNDHLGFVVLYRKDGNKRSYLPDFIVELVSGEKLVVEIKGQVIDDALVKEAAAKRWCEAVNRDSRYGRWNYHLMKHPADLMQLLDNLD, from the coding sequence ATGTCGCAAATCAATGCCGTCGAAGCGCCCATCATCAACTCGCCCTTCGAAGAGCCGAAGTTTCATTGGCACATCGAGGAAGGCAAGCAACCACAAAAGCGTGAGGGACGACGCCCAGCCAGCTACTTCTTCCGCGTCCCAGAACATGCCGGTCGGGGAAAGAAAACCAAGAAACAAACTGTGCTATTCGAGCAAGACGCGAAGGGCAACGAGTATTTGCTCGACACGGCTAACCTCATCCGTCAGCGACTGAAGGAGTGGCGCGCTCGCGAGTACAGCGGAGCAACGAAAGTCACCAAAGAGTTGATAGGCTTGTGGCGCTCGACCGACCGTAAGCAACGGCTTTTCTTCGCCCAGCTTGAGGCGGTCGAAACGGTACTCCTTCTTATAGAAGGGCCCGAAGACCTCAAGCAGGGCATCCGCGTTCCTACCGACGAGCCTGGCGATGACGCCAAAGCCGCCGGATACAAAGCCTTCATCCGCTATGCAGTGAAAATGTGCACGGGGTCGGGTAAGAGCACGGTCATGGGTATGCTGGCCGCGTGGTCGATTCTGAACAAGGTGGCGGACTCAGCCAATCCGAACTACTCGGACACCGTGCTCATCGTCTGCCCTAACGTCACGGTCCGCGACCGGTTACACGAGCTTGACCCCAATCTGGACCAAATCAGCCTCTATCGCACTCGTGAGCTGGTGCCTTTGCATCGCATGCCCGACCTGCGTCGCGGCGAGGTGTTCGTCACCAACTGGCACAACCTTGAGCGCCGCGAGCTTTCCGACGTGAACGGCACATCGGCCAAGGTAGTGAAGCGCGGCACGCCTATCGAGAAGCGTCGCACGGTCAAGCTGGGTGGCAAAGAGCAACTGACTGAGGCCGACATTCGTCAGCAGGCATTGACGGGTGCTTTTGAAATCGTCGGCGAGGTCAAAGACCGTCACGGTGTTCTGACGGCATTCGAGGTCAAGGAAACCAGATACTACGAGAGCGATACGGCATTCCTGCGCCGGGTGCTGGGCAATCGCAAGGGGCGCAGCTCCGCCATCATGGTGATGAATGACGAGGCCCACCACGCTTACCGGCGCGGCAAGGCGGAGCCCGATGACGAATACGCACTCGACGAGGAAACCGCTGACGCCGATGCGCGCGAGGCCACCGTCTGGATTGAAGGCCTGGACCGCATCAACAAGGCATTGAATGGGTCGAAGAACGGCGTGCGCCTGTGCGTTGACCTGTCTGCCACCCCATTCTTCATCCAGGGGTCCGGCAATGAAGTGGGCAAGCCCTTCCCTTGGGTGGTGTCCGATTTCAGTTTGCTGGAAGGTATTGAAGCTGGGCTTGTGAAAATCCCGCAGTTGCCGACTCAAGACATCACCGGTGGTGAAACTCCAGCCTACTTCAATGTGTGGCGCTGGGTTCAAGAGCGTATCGAGCAGGATGGCGGCGGCAAGGCGAAGCTCAGCCCGGATATGGTGATGCGCTATGCAACGACCCCTATCACCCAGCTTGCCGATGAGTGGCGCAAGACACTGGATACGTGGAAAGCCCAATTCAAAGACGGTTTCCGCAAGACAGACGTCCCACCCGTCTTTATTGTCGTGTGTCGCGATACCGCGCTTGCCAAGGAGTTGTATGAATGGCTGTCCAATGGCAAGCCGGACTACGGTCAGTCGCCGATGGAGTTCCGCAACAAGCCCGGCCAGGAAAACACCATCCGCGTAGATAGCAAGATTGCGGAGGACATCGCTTCTGGCGCGAGCGGCAGCGATGAAGCTCGGCGCTTGCGTTTTGTGCTGGATACCATCGGCAAGACTGCTTGGCCTGGTGGCCATATCCCTGAAGAATACGAGGCACTGGTCGAGAAACACAACCGTAAGGCACTGGACGACGAAGACAGCGGCCTGGTGACCATCGACGCCAGCATTCCCCCTGGGCGCGACGTGCGCTGCATCATCAGTGTGGCGATGCTGTCGGAGGGCTGGGACTGCAACACCGTAACCCACGTCGTTGGCCTGCGACCATTTGGCTCGCAGTTGCTATGCGAGCAGGTGGTTGGCCGCGCGCTGCGCCGCACGTCCTACGCCATCGATAAGAACGGCTTTTTCCAGGAGGAGACTGCCAAGGTATTCGGAGTCCCGTTCGAACTGATTCCGTTTAAGGTGGAGGGTGGTGGAGCTCCTCCCCCGACGCCACCTTCTAACCAGATATACGCCGACCCAGCCAAAGCTGATTTTGAAATCACGTTCCCCGTGGTCGAAGGCTACACGGACCCCGGCATCACTCGCATTTCGCTCGATTGGGGTAAGGTTCCCACGCTCACACTCGACCCGCTTGAGGTGCCGGACACAACGCTCATGATGGGGCTGGCAGGGGCTGATGGTCGCCTTGCTGCGTATGGTCCAGGTGCCGCGGAACTGGTGACGTTGGAAGCGTGGCGCGCACGCATTCGCGTGCAGCAAGTCGCCTTTACCCTTGCAAGCACACTTGTCCAACAGTGGCAGAAAGAAAAAGGCGACAGTATTCCGACGCATCGTCTATTTCCGCAGCTTCTGGCTTACGCGCAGCAGTTTCTAGCCACCAAACTCGTTTGCAAGGGAAACCGCGCTCCGCAGGACGTGGCGCTGAATCCGTATTTCGGCAAGGCAGTCAGCTACATCATCGACAACTTACAGGCCGTCGATGAGAGCGGCCAGGCTCAGGAGCGGCCCATCATTGCGGCAGGCGCAGCAGGCATGCGTTCGACGCGCTTCGTCGATTTTGCCACGGGCCGCGACCTCTGGCCGGTTACCCGTAGCCACCTGAACGCGATGGTGGCGGATACCAAGAAATGGGAGCAGAGCGCGGCCTATTGCCTCGATACGCACCAGAAGGTTCGAGCTTGGGTCAAGAATGACCATCTCGGCTTCGTCGTGCTGTATCGGAAAGACGGCAACAAGCGGAGCTACTTGCCCGATTTCATCGTCGAGCTAGTGTCCGGTGAAAAGCTGGTGGTCGAAATCAAGGGGCAGGTGATTGACGACGCTCTCGTAAAAGAAGCGGCAGCCAAGCGGTGGTGCGAGGCTGTCAACCGCGACAGCCGATATGGTCGCTGGAACTATCACCTGATGAAGCATCCGGCCGACCTAATGCAGCTGCTCGACAACTTGGACTAA